In one window of Thermodesulfobacteriota bacterium DNA:
- a CDS encoding TonB family protein: MKIFSGERRRWLASFMAAAFAHLAITLYLAGHAVDVEPAGLPLEFEIGIGFANAPAEASHETPSRPKIEKAVASAEKQAVKKDQAIERPVLAEPARTEPDAAEEPVEKPLQEAASLSAREAEPTPEAFEAQPKAAASASEASVETREGGREDEHEPGPPPQAAATRLGIERFETRLLAHLERNKRYPRDARLRRQEGVVYLRFVMNRRGDVVSLDIERSSGISSLDHESMALLRRSEPLPALPMEIASEQLELVVPIFFSLR, from the coding sequence ATGAAAATATTCTCCGGGGAGCGCCGCCGTTGGCTCGCAAGCTTCATGGCTGCGGCCTTCGCGCACCTGGCGATCACTCTATACCTGGCCGGGCATGCAGTTGACGTGGAGCCTGCAGGGCTGCCGCTTGAATTCGAGATAGGGATCGGGTTTGCTAATGCGCCTGCCGAGGCGTCGCATGAGACCCCGAGCAGGCCGAAAATCGAAAAGGCCGTTGCTTCAGCCGAAAAACAGGCCGTGAAAAAGGATCAAGCGATCGAACGGCCGGTATTGGCGGAGCCGGCCAGGACTGAGCCGGACGCGGCTGAGGAGCCTGTTGAGAAGCCTCTCCAGGAGGCGGCAAGCTTAAGCGCAAGAGAGGCGGAACCGACTCCAGAGGCGTTTGAAGCACAGCCAAAGGCTGCCGCCTCTGCCTCCGAGGCTTCGGTTGAAACCCGGGAGGGGGGCCGGGAGGATGAGCATGAACCCGGGCCTCCGCCTCAGGCCGCGGCCACCAGGCTGGGCATTGAGAGGTTTGAAACAAGGCTCCTGGCCCATCTGGAAAGGAACAAGCGATATCCGAGGGACGCGAGGCTCCGCCGCCAGGAAGGGGTGGTCTACCTCAGGTTTGTGATGAACAGGCGCGGGGATGTTGTCTCGCTGGATATAGAAAGAAGCTCGGGCATAAGCTCCCTGGACCATGAATCGATGGCGCTACTCAGGCGTTCCGAGCCGCTCCCGGCCCTGCCGATGGAAATCGCGTCAGAGCAGCTTGAACTGGTGGTGCCGATTTTTTTCTCGCTGAGATGA
- the exbD gene encoding TonB system transport protein ExbD has translation MGVMLDRSDDGLSENHEINVTPFIDVMLVLLIIFMVAAPLATVDVPVDLPASNAAPQERPEEPLYLTLKSDLSLVLGNSAVALNELTPALDRATGNDRDRRIFFRADRTVSYEALMEVLNSLRSSGYLKVALVGREEVRR, from the coding sequence ATGGGCGTAATGCTCGACCGCAGCGACGACGGCCTAAGCGAGAACCATGAGATAAACGTCACTCCATTCATAGACGTTATGCTCGTCCTCCTCATAATCTTCATGGTCGCCGCCCCTCTCGCAACGGTCGACGTGCCGGTCGACTTACCGGCTTCAAACGCCGCGCCGCAGGAGCGGCCCGAGGAGCCGCTTTACCTGACTCTGAAGTCAGACCTGAGCCTCGTGCTCGGAAACTCGGCAGTAGCGCTGAATGAACTCACGCCGGCCCTTGACAGGGCCACGGGGAATGACAGGGACAGGCGGATTTTCTTCAGGGCCGACAGGACGGTGTCCTATGAGGCGCTCATGGAAGTGCTCAATTCCCTGCGTTCGTCAGGCTACCTGAAGGTCGCGCTGGTTGGACGCGAGGAAGTCCGGAGATGA
- a CDS encoding Fic family protein has translation MKRELQGHYVTVSTVGEKVKAFVPAPLPPRPSVDWTPELRNRFDQALLALGRLDSVSTLLQDTSRFLYMYVRKEAVLSSMIEGTQSSLSDLLLFELDLEPGVPLDDVQEVSNYVAALNYGLNRLADGFPLSLRLIKEIHGVLLARGRGSNQTPGEFRRSQNWIGGTRPGNAAFVPPPAERVMECMGKLELFLHDKPEPTPVLLKAALAHVQFETIHPFLDGNGRLGRLLITLLLCEQKVLRSPMLYLSLYFKTHRQYYYELLNNVRLTGDWEAWLDFFAEAVVVTATQAVETAQQLLDLSNKDRAKVLGLGRAAASTLQVYRALMEHPIASAGYLVDKTGITPATVNKCLGHLERLGIVRELTAKRRNRLFSYTRYIDIMNRGAGLPGQ, from the coding sequence ATGAAGCGAGAGCTCCAAGGACATTATGTGACTGTGTCTACCGTGGGTGAGAAGGTCAAGGCCTTTGTACCCGCGCCGCTACCGCCGCGCCCGTCCGTCGACTGGACACCGGAACTGCGTAACAGGTTTGACCAGGCTTTGCTGGCGCTCGGCCGGTTAGACAGCGTCTCCACGCTGCTACAGGACACTTCGCGCTTTCTTTACATGTATGTCCGCAAGGAGGCTGTGCTCTCCTCCATGATTGAGGGAACGCAGTCATCGCTCTCCGACCTGCTGTTATTTGAGCTTGATCTGGAGCCGGGTGTACCGCTTGACGATGTCCAGGAGGTCAGCAACTATGTTGCCGCCCTGAATTATGGGCTGAACCGGTTGGCTGATGGTTTTCCGTTGTCGCTGCGTCTCATCAAAGAGATTCACGGCGTGTTGCTGGCCAGGGGGCGCGGCAGCAATCAGACGCCGGGCGAGTTCAGGCGCAGCCAGAACTGGATTGGAGGAACGCGGCCTGGCAACGCCGCCTTCGTTCCGCCTCCGGCCGAGCGGGTAATGGAGTGCATGGGCAAACTTGAATTGTTCCTGCACGATAAGCCCGAGCCTACGCCAGTGCTGCTAAAAGCGGCGTTGGCTCATGTGCAATTCGAGACCATCCATCCATTTCTGGACGGTAACGGCCGTCTTGGCCGCCTATTGATAACGCTGCTCTTGTGCGAGCAGAAGGTATTGCGCTCCCCGATGCTCTACCTGAGCCTCTACTTCAAGACGCATCGGCAATACTACTACGAACTGCTGAATAACGTCCGCCTGACAGGTGACTGGGAAGCTTGGCTCGATTTTTTCGCGGAGGCGGTAGTTGTTACCGCGACCCAGGCGGTGGAAACGGCCCAGCAGCTTCTCGACCTATCGAACAAGGACCGTGCCAAGGTCCTCGGACTTGGCAGGGCTGCGGCTTCCACCTTACAGGTGTACCGAGCCTTGATGGAGCATCCAATTGCATCAGCAGGCTATCTGGTGGACAAGACCGGCATAACTCCGGCCACGGTCAACAAGTGTCTGGGCCATCTGGAGCGTCTTGGTATCGTGCGGGAGTTGACCGCCAAAAGGCGCAACCGGCTTTTTAGCTATACGCGTTACATCGATATAATGAACCGGGGCGCCGGATTGCCAGGGCAGTGA
- a CDS encoding prepilin-type N-terminal cleavage/methylation domain-containing protein has protein sequence MRNSGYSLVETIIAIGIAGVLAAIAVPSLYRWSQSLEFKEAAWSMLAGLRDCKQLAMSTNLEHRVEVDFASKRFRLARGDRPSGSNVWTPVRQWTELPRSANYASGDACVSTAGLNITFKPNGSAQAATLCIKDPYAAVRFRINLNATSGRASIT, from the coding sequence ATGCGGAATAGCGGGTATTCGCTCGTCGAGACGATAATCGCCATCGGCATAGCAGGCGTGCTCGCGGCCATAGCGGTCCCGTCGCTCTACAGGTGGTCGCAATCGCTTGAGTTCAAGGAGGCGGCCTGGAGCATGCTTGCCGGGCTCAGGGACTGCAAGCAGCTAGCCATGTCCACGAACCTTGAGCACAGGGTGGAGGTTGATTTCGCATCAAAGAGGTTCAGGCTGGCCAGGGGCGACCGCCCCTCGGGCAGCAACGTATGGACGCCTGTAAGGCAGTGGACGGAGCTTCCCCGGAGCGCGAATTACGCGAGCGGAGACGCCTGCGTCAGCACCGCGGGCCTGAACATCACATTCAAGCCCAACGGCTCGGCCCAGGCCGCGACCCTCTGCATAAAGGACCCGTACGCGGCAGTAAGGTTCCGCATAAACCTGAACGCCACTAGCGGAAGGGCTTCGATCACTTGA
- a CDS encoding DUF5666 domain-containing protein, whose amino-acid sequence MRNAFWIGIILLAFATACGAEESGIAEYKFLKGVVSGFDGPGFVLNERHRVAVTHETSFYDASGREAAYYSLEPKKRVYVEGVPYPDGSIEAEKIYILPEGREGKKRYDFMQSP is encoded by the coding sequence ATGAGGAACGCGTTTTGGATTGGGATAATCCTCCTTGCCTTCGCCACGGCGTGCGGCGCGGAGGAGAGCGGCATCGCCGAATACAAATTTCTGAAGGGTGTGGTGAGCGGCTTCGACGGCCCGGGTTTCGTCCTTAACGAGCGACACAGGGTGGCCGTCACGCATGAGACCTCTTTTTACGACGCATCGGGCAGGGAGGCCGCCTATTACAGCCTCGAACCGAAAAAGAGGGTCTATGTGGAAGGCGTGCCTTATCCGGACGGGAGCATCGAGGCTGAAAAGATATACATACTGCCCGAAGGCAGGGAAGGGAAGAAGAGGTATGATTTCATGCAGTCGCCCTGA
- a CDS encoding PilC/PilY family type IV pilus protein: MSQRSSLKISLAFIAFLASSHLAAPASSALDQYPGDTVIYGASTETIQPNVLIILDNSGSMDDEIVSGGPYDSATVYPPGDGCQGQPCETNRVYRWRAIEGKWVNYISDVNSISCNSARSALLESGLYQGRLRTNGTCTNTTGSFALGNYVNWLTASGGYRSKMEVAQEVLSSLVNTTSGVKFGLMLFNQSNGGHVAGVGDSYGHNGYDAYVKDMEEIFSGSTTNRTALVNTINNVEPSTWTPLAETMFEAMKYFQGERTAFNGSYVYSSPIEYSCQKNYIILISDGMSTEDRSPVLRSICNDGDCDGDRFEPAGDPDKVYDSQGSDYLDDVAKYIYETDLLPDTGQERTFGRQYAVTYTIGFGLAGVQYAEELLRETAYNGGGEYYSADSTAGLSESLRQILSIIVEDNTSFVAPVLPVSPENRTYSGDRIYMGFFKPKGKAFWSGNLKKFGLDADGDVVDSSGARATNSDGSLRENAVSFWSSAPDGGEVERGGAGAALLTRTAPRNIYTYTGSSADLTDPTNLFSASNAAVTAAMLGLSDDTEKGRLIGYVHGYDSYDEDGNGVTDEKRDWIMGDVLHSRPQVVKYDRYSYVDEGNCGANESIVLVGANDGMLHAFSDCDGSERWAFVPPDLLPNLKHMPAAVHTYFVDSSPVAYTFDANGDGRIDAGSDRVIVIFGERRGGGYYYALDVTDPDQPVYLWRISSTESPSGVNTEYSELAESWSEPVFAKVRVNVAGVVKRKVAAFIGAGYDNLAEDLEPAGESTTGRGMYVVEVADITTPGSISLARSGWKIWGYTRADDAGMARSMPSQMAVLDVNGNGYADTVYAGDLAGNVWRLSLGSTLTSSWDGEKIFSAGGGRKIFYKPSVALEPGYELLFFGTGDREHPLSTGVSDRLYALKDAGQTTARTDGDLLDATSVDYVDIEGVYGWYIDLENGGEKALAGAAVFGKVAYYTTYEPASTAGVCSTDSSGTSRLYAVDYLTAAAAYNYNPYNDPVPDGGEGGEDNGPVKDSTDRSKVIGPGMASGIVTSVGPGGFSALIGSGGAIIKPDVKEGGSSIPLYWREVR, encoded by the coding sequence ATGTCGCAAAGATCGTCCCTAAAAATTAGCCTCGCCTTCATCGCGTTCCTCGCCTCTTCGCACCTGGCGGCACCGGCTTCATCGGCGCTGGACCAGTACCCGGGCGATACGGTCATCTACGGCGCGTCCACCGAGACCATTCAGCCGAACGTCCTTATCATACTCGACAACTCGGGCAGCATGGACGATGAGATAGTCTCGGGCGGCCCCTACGACTCGGCTACGGTCTATCCGCCGGGCGACGGCTGCCAGGGACAGCCCTGCGAGACAAACAGGGTGTACAGGTGGAGGGCCATAGAGGGAAAGTGGGTCAACTACATAAGCGACGTGAACTCCATAAGCTGCAACTCCGCGAGGAGCGCCCTCCTTGAGAGCGGGCTCTACCAGGGCCGTCTCCGGACGAACGGGACCTGCACCAACACGACCGGGAGCTTCGCGCTCGGCAACTACGTAAACTGGCTTACGGCCAGCGGCGGCTACCGCTCGAAGATGGAGGTCGCGCAGGAGGTGCTTTCGAGCCTCGTCAACACCACCTCGGGAGTAAAGTTCGGGCTCATGCTCTTCAACCAGTCGAACGGCGGACACGTCGCGGGCGTGGGCGACAGCTACGGCCACAATGGATACGACGCTTACGTAAAGGACATGGAGGAGATATTCTCGGGCTCTACCACCAACAGGACCGCGCTCGTCAATACCATAAACAACGTGGAGCCGAGCACCTGGACCCCCCTTGCCGAGACCATGTTCGAGGCAATGAAGTATTTCCAGGGCGAGAGGACGGCCTTCAACGGGAGCTACGTATATTCGAGCCCCATAGAGTACAGCTGCCAGAAGAACTACATAATACTCATAAGCGACGGCATGTCCACGGAGGACAGGAGCCCCGTCTTGAGGAGCATCTGCAATGACGGCGACTGCGACGGCGACCGGTTCGAGCCGGCGGGCGACCCTGATAAGGTCTACGATTCCCAGGGCTCGGACTACCTGGACGACGTCGCCAAATACATTTACGAGACCGACCTTCTGCCAGATACGGGTCAGGAGAGGACCTTCGGCAGGCAGTACGCGGTCACGTATACGATAGGCTTCGGCCTCGCAGGGGTGCAGTATGCGGAGGAGCTCCTGAGGGAGACGGCCTATAACGGCGGCGGCGAGTATTACTCCGCGGACTCGACAGCGGGTCTGAGCGAATCCCTGAGGCAGATACTCTCGATAATAGTCGAGGACAACACGTCGTTCGTGGCGCCCGTCCTCCCGGTAAGCCCCGAGAACCGCACCTACTCCGGCGACAGGATATATATGGGTTTTTTCAAGCCCAAGGGCAAGGCCTTCTGGAGCGGGAACCTCAAGAAATTCGGCCTGGACGCCGATGGCGACGTGGTGGACAGCAGCGGCGCCAGGGCGACCAACTCGGACGGGAGCCTGAGGGAGAACGCCGTGTCGTTCTGGAGCTCGGCCCCGGACGGCGGCGAGGTGGAGCGCGGCGGCGCCGGGGCGGCCCTCCTTACCAGGACCGCCCCCCGTAACATCTACACCTACACCGGTTCGAGCGCGGACCTGACCGACCCGACAAACCTCTTTTCGGCCTCTAACGCGGCGGTCACGGCAGCCATGCTCGGGCTCTCGGACGATACAGAAAAAGGCCGGCTCATAGGATACGTGCACGGATACGACTCTTACGACGAGGACGGGAACGGCGTAACCGACGAGAAGAGGGACTGGATAATGGGGGACGTGCTCCATTCCAGGCCCCAGGTCGTGAAGTATGACAGGTACTCGTACGTAGACGAGGGCAACTGCGGCGCGAACGAGTCGATAGTCCTGGTCGGGGCGAACGACGGCATGCTCCACGCCTTCAGCGACTGCGACGGAAGCGAAAGATGGGCCTTTGTCCCGCCCGACCTCCTACCGAACCTCAAGCACATGCCAGCCGCCGTCCACACCTATTTCGTGGACTCGTCCCCCGTGGCATACACCTTTGACGCGAACGGAGACGGCAGGATAGACGCGGGGAGCGACAGGGTCATCGTGATCTTCGGGGAGCGTAGGGGGGGGGGCTATTATTACGCGCTGGACGTGACAGACCCGGACCAGCCTGTGTATCTCTGGAGGATAAGCTCCACGGAGAGCCCGTCCGGGGTGAATACCGAATACTCCGAGCTTGCGGAGAGCTGGTCCGAGCCGGTATTCGCAAAGGTGCGCGTGAACGTCGCCGGGGTCGTAAAAAGGAAGGTCGCGGCCTTCATAGGCGCCGGATACGACAACCTGGCCGAGGACCTCGAGCCTGCGGGCGAGTCCACGACAGGGAGGGGCATGTACGTCGTAGAGGTCGCGGACATAACGACGCCGGGCTCGATAAGCCTTGCGCGTAGCGGCTGGAAGATATGGGGCTACACCCGCGCGGACGACGCGGGCATGGCGAGGTCCATGCCTTCGCAGATGGCCGTGCTTGACGTAAACGGGAACGGCTACGCTGATACCGTCTACGCGGGCGACCTTGCCGGGAACGTGTGGCGCTTAAGCCTCGGCTCGACTCTTACGTCCTCCTGGGACGGAGAAAAGATATTCAGCGCGGGCGGCGGGAGGAAGATTTTCTACAAGCCATCGGTAGCGCTTGAGCCGGGCTACGAGCTCCTCTTCTTCGGAACGGGCGACCGCGAGCACCCGCTATCCACGGGCGTATCCGACAGGCTCTATGCCCTGAAGGACGCAGGGCAGACGACTGCAAGGACCGACGGCGACCTCCTGGACGCCACCAGCGTGGACTATGTGGACATTGAAGGCGTGTACGGCTGGTACATAGACCTTGAAAACGGCGGGGAAAAGGCCCTTGCCGGGGCCGCCGTCTTCGGCAAGGTAGCCTACTATACGACATACGAGCCCGCTTCCACGGCAGGCGTATGCTCGACCGACAGCAGCGGCACCTCAAGGCTCTACGCCGTCGACTACCTGACCGCCGCCGCGGCCTACAACTATAACCCCTACAACGACCCTGTCCCGGACGGCGGTGAAGGCGGCGAGGACAACGGGCCGGTAAAGGACAGTACAGACAGGTCGAAGGTGATAGGCCCCGGCATGGCCTCGGGCATCGTGACATCGGTCGGCCCGGGCGGGTTCTCGGCGCTTATCGGCTCCGGCGGCGCCATAATAAAGCCCGATGTGAAAGAGGGCGGTTCGAGCATCCCGCTCTACTGGAGGGAGGTGCGCTGA
- a CDS encoding pilus assembly PilX N-terminal domain-containing protein, whose amino-acid sequence MMKTKKIAGNESGMALVIALIALFLMSMLGGIVFTTSSSEMLGAKNYKVMNEALYAAERGVEYAKSDPAIYAAVGTGSVAIPVGGVSLESGTSDASGTVEYLTRGNPPRGSGMDATEFEANYFAVNVEGAGPLNSRTEIEVNVAKIVPKN is encoded by the coding sequence ATGATGAAGACGAAGAAGATAGCGGGCAACGAGAGCGGGATGGCACTGGTCATAGCCCTTATAGCTCTTTTTTTGATGAGCATGCTGGGAGGGATCGTCTTCACGACCTCAAGCTCGGAGATGCTCGGCGCAAAGAACTACAAGGTGATGAACGAGGCGCTCTACGCCGCGGAGAGGGGCGTAGAATACGCCAAGAGCGACCCGGCCATATACGCGGCAGTAGGCACGGGGTCGGTCGCCATACCCGTGGGCGGCGTGAGCCTCGAATCCGGTACGAGCGACGCCTCGGGTACGGTTGAATACCTGACCCGCGGCAACCCGCCCAGGGGCTCAGGGATGGACGCGACCGAGTTCGAGGCAAACTATTTCGCCGTGAACGTGGAAGGCGCCGGCCCTCTCAACTCAAGAACGGAGATAGAGGTAAATGTCGCAAAGATCGTCCCTAAAAATTAG
- a CDS encoding prepilin-type N-terminal cleavage/methylation domain-containing protein: protein MRTDDKGFTLVELIIAMGILGLVTAAIFSVYNTQRKVAYIETDVADVQQNLRLAVQSMLKDLRMAGLMVPDGQDPIESAMDGAGPAASDLITINTAAANGAVCRVDADLTVDILSGAAFTLAVSSERDLDGFAAGDSVRILSPGERAQPAETAYTVVSKNAAAPSITLSPQFDGGAVEFKRGFVIARTGQSLPDTFPNTVRYCMGPAPACAPDVPCPAGDCLMRIVNNEPSEDSIVATNMGGLQFRYVLDGSTAETAAPADLSSVRDVRITVSGETVETAALSGSPKTREFAAISRIRNR, encoded by the coding sequence ATGAGAACGGACGACAAAGGCTTTACGCTCGTAGAGCTCATCATAGCAATGGGCATCCTCGGGCTGGTCACTGCTGCGATATTCTCGGTCTACAATACCCAGCGCAAGGTCGCCTATATCGAGACGGACGTCGCTGACGTGCAGCAGAACCTGAGGCTCGCGGTCCAAAGCATGCTCAAGGACCTGAGGATGGCCGGGCTCATGGTGCCGGACGGGCAGGACCCCATCGAATCGGCAATGGACGGGGCAGGCCCTGCGGCGAGCGACCTCATTACGATAAATACCGCCGCCGCTAACGGGGCCGTTTGCAGGGTGGACGCCGACCTGACCGTCGATATCCTGTCAGGGGCCGCCTTCACGCTCGCGGTTTCGTCCGAGCGCGATCTCGACGGCTTTGCCGCCGGGGACTCGGTAAGGATATTAAGCCCCGGCGAGCGGGCCCAGCCTGCGGAGACCGCGTATACGGTGGTCTCCAAAAACGCCGCAGCCCCGAGCATAACCTTGAGTCCGCAGTTCGATGGAGGCGCCGTGGAGTTCAAGAGGGGGTTCGTTATCGCCAGGACCGGGCAGTCCCTGCCCGATACCTTCCCGAATACCGTGAGGTACTGCATGGGGCCGGCCCCCGCGTGCGCCCCGGACGTGCCGTGTCCCGCAGGCGATTGCCTGATGAGGATAGTGAACAACGAGCCGTCCGAGGACTCCATCGTTGCAACCAACATGGGCGGCCTCCAGTTCAGATATGTCCTGGACGGCAGCACGGCTGAGACCGCCGCCCCTGCCGACCTCTCGTCCGTCCGCGACGTGCGGATAACGGTATCGGGCGAGACGGTGGAAACCGCGGCGCTCTCGGGCTCGCCGAAGACCAGGGAGTTCGCGGCAATCTCAAGGATACGGAACAGGTGA
- a CDS encoding prepilin-type N-terminal cleavage/methylation domain-containing protein produces MGKCGDKGYTLLELLIAMSILSVGILGVATMMTTGIKSGRFAHMVAAESSVAVSVLEELMSRDGSDPVFSSSIANAVYDLDPSSAEISLVVQGRRYSAVYSVAPNSPVAGVASIEVVVTSSGRMARYSSLKSVL; encoded by the coding sequence ATGGGCAAATGCGGCGATAAAGGTTATACGCTTCTTGAGCTGCTCATCGCCATGTCGATACTTTCGGTCGGCATACTGGGCGTTGCCACGATGATGACGACTGGAATAAAGTCAGGACGGTTCGCGCACATGGTGGCCGCCGAGAGCTCGGTCGCTGTTTCGGTGCTCGAGGAGTTGATGTCGAGGGACGGCTCAGACCCGGTCTTCTCGTCCAGCATCGCGAACGCGGTCTACGACCTTGACCCGTCCTCTGCCGAAATAAGCCTTGTAGTGCAGGGCAGGAGGTATTCTGCAGTCTACTCGGTAGCTCCCAACTCCCCGGTCGCCGGGGTTGCGAGCATAGAGGTGGTGGTGACAAGCAGCGGACGCATGGCGAGGTATTCATCGCTTAAGAGCGTGCTATGA
- a CDS encoding sigma-54 dependent transcriptional regulator translates to MLKVLLYGEGTASDIRDLLSGHSVEKTCKKEELVLKALSGSYHLIILEESVKLIPSITAADPRAEIFVVGERCADAIGHLKMGATACFTRPIDRERFRAAVESVVAHVNLMSETDELERLLVEKYTYAGIVARNPRMLELFRFLRKIAPYYKTVTVTGETGTGKEAVAKALHSLSPLSGQPFVACNCGGLVESLVESEFFGHVKGAFTGANSDKTGVFETAGEGVVFLDEIGDLPLSFQPHLLRVLQNGEFRKLGSAKPLKTSCRVIAATNKDLKKEVAEGRFREDLYFRLTPLSVHVPPLRERKDDIPLLARHILDNFRKKTGKEVAGVSRPAQAALMAYDWPGNIRELENVIEHAAILASEPFVKIEHLGAEIIESLPGASSAGPFPKKLEDVIKGHITAVLDEFGGNRTKAAKALGISRRALLRKLEKYSVD, encoded by the coding sequence ATGCTCAAGGTACTATTGTACGGAGAAGGTACTGCGTCGGATATCCGGGATTTGCTTTCCGGGCATTCCGTCGAGAAGACCTGTAAAAAAGAAGAGCTTGTGCTGAAGGCCCTCAGCGGCTCCTACCATCTCATAATCCTTGAAGAGTCGGTAAAGCTTATTCCATCGATAACGGCAGCCGACCCGAGGGCCGAGATATTCGTGGTCGGGGAAAGGTGCGCGGACGCCATCGGTCATTTGAAGATGGGCGCGACGGCCTGTTTTACCCGGCCCATAGACAGGGAGAGGTTCAGGGCGGCAGTCGAGTCGGTCGTCGCGCACGTAAACCTGATGAGCGAAACCGACGAGTTGGAGAGGCTCCTCGTCGAGAAATACACCTATGCCGGCATCGTCGCCAGGAACCCCCGAATGCTCGAGCTATTCAGGTTCCTGAGAAAGATAGCCCCGTATTACAAGACGGTGACCGTTACCGGGGAGACCGGCACGGGCAAGGAGGCCGTTGCCAAGGCGCTGCACTCGCTGAGCCCCCTTTCCGGTCAGCCTTTCGTGGCCTGCAATTGCGGCGGCCTCGTCGAGAGCCTCGTGGAATCCGAGTTTTTTGGCCATGTAAAGGGCGCCTTCACGGGCGCCAATTCCGACAAGACGGGCGTATTCGAGACCGCTGGCGAAGGTGTAGTCTTCCTCGACGAGATAGGAGACTTGCCGCTTTCGTTCCAGCCGCACCTTTTGAGGGTGCTTCAGAACGGCGAGTTCAGGAAGCTCGGTAGCGCAAAGCCCCTCAAGACCTCGTGCAGGGTGATCGCCGCGACCAACAAGGACCTGAAAAAGGAAGTAGCCGAGGGCAGGTTCAGGGAGGACCTGTATTTCAGGCTTACGCCGCTTTCGGTACATGTGCCGCCTCTGCGGGAGCGGAAGGACGATATACCGCTCCTCGCAAGGCACATACTCGATAATTTCCGCAAAAAGACCGGAAAAGAGGTTGCGGGCGTGTCGCGGCCCGCACAGGCGGCGCTCATGGCCTACGACTGGCCCGGCAACATCAGGGAGCTCGAAAATGTTATCGAGCACGCGGCCATACTCGCCAGCGAGCCATTCGTAAAGATAGAGCACCTCGGCGCGGAAATAATAGAGTCCTTGCCAGGGGCCAGCAGTGCCGGGCCGTTCCCGAAAAAGCTCGAAGACGTCATAAAAGGGCACATAACTGCCGTCCTCGACGAATTCGGGGGGAACAGGACAAAGGCTGCAAAGGCATTAGGGATTAGCAGAAGGGCGCTTCTAAGGAAGCTCGAAAAGTACTCTGTGGATTGA